In a single window of the Streptomyces sp. 846.5 genome:
- a CDS encoding cytochrome P450 codes for MDTQPKSVPVIPTTRTCPFDPDAEYKRLREEDPISPITFDISPGPKEGWLVTKHADIRAIMTDSRFSHRAELLALATTPPFDVPSYDPEPSGPGSFVRMDAPEHTHYRRLLTGFFTVRRIQEYEPTLAGIIDQCLDELAELEPPVDLLKAFVQKVVYRSVNSVMGVPAEDVAELDEHFSVIMRIDYTLEEFVHHNTLLNETLARVVKNLFENPNDKLLGKLIATGELTEEEVTNIAWITIGGALDTTPNMLTLGTFAFLEHPDQLAKVKANPELMERAVEEMLRYLTISHLGATRVALEDVEIGGRTIKKGQSVVLSLPSGNRDPEQFEDPETFDVTRPSRRHMAFGFGIHQCLGQHLARATLRLGYQKLFDRFPDLRLAVPAHQVPLRDKAMHYGVYELPVTWG; via the coding sequence ATGGATACCCAGCCGAAATCAGTACCGGTCATCCCGACGACACGCACCTGTCCCTTCGACCCGGACGCCGAGTACAAGCGGCTGCGCGAAGAGGATCCGATCAGCCCGATCACCTTCGACATTTCGCCCGGCCCCAAGGAGGGTTGGCTGGTCACCAAGCACGCGGACATCCGCGCCATCATGACGGACAGCCGCTTCAGCCATCGCGCCGAGCTGCTGGCGCTGGCGACCACACCGCCGTTCGATGTCCCGAGCTACGACCCGGAGCCCTCCGGCCCGGGCTCCTTCGTCCGCATGGACGCGCCGGAGCACACCCACTACCGCCGCCTGCTGACCGGCTTCTTCACGGTCCGCCGGATCCAGGAGTACGAGCCCACCCTGGCCGGGATCATCGACCAGTGCCTCGACGAGCTCGCCGAGCTGGAACCGCCAGTGGACCTGCTGAAGGCTTTCGTGCAGAAGGTCGTCTACCGCTCCGTCAACTCCGTGATGGGCGTCCCGGCCGAGGACGTCGCCGAGCTGGACGAGCACTTCTCGGTCATCATGCGGATCGACTACACCCTCGAAGAATTCGTCCACCACAACACCCTGCTGAACGAGACCCTGGCCCGCGTGGTCAAGAACCTCTTCGAGAACCCGAACGACAAGCTGCTCGGCAAGCTCATCGCCACCGGCGAGCTGACCGAGGAGGAGGTGACGAACATCGCCTGGATCACCATCGGCGGTGCACTGGACACCACTCCCAACATGCTGACCCTGGGCACCTTCGCCTTCCTGGAGCACCCGGACCAGCTCGCGAAGGTCAAGGCCAACCCCGAGCTCATGGAGCGCGCGGTCGAGGAGATGCTGCGCTACCTCACCATCTCCCACCTCGGTGCCACCCGGGTCGCCCTGGAGGACGTCGAGATCGGCGGCCGCACCATCAAGAAGGGCCAGAGCGTCGTGCTCTCGCTGCCCTCGGGCAACCGCGACCCCGAGCAGTTCGAGGACCCGGAGACGTTCGACGTGACCCGGCCCTCGCGCCGGCACATGGCCTTCGGCTTCGGCATCCACCAGTGCCTCGGCCAACACCTGGCGCGGGCCACCCTTCGCCTCGGGTACCAGAAGCTGTTCGACCGCTTCCCCGACCTCCGCCTCGCGGTCCCCGCCCACCAGGTCCCACTGCGCGACAAGGCCATGCACTACGGCGTGTACGAGCTTCCGGTGACCTGGGGCTGA
- a CDS encoding cytochrome P450 — protein MNLDGGATLLAWLRRMREEQPVWRDPKGDVHVFRHEDIQRIVADPATYSSDTVTRLSGGKESPPGGTLLLLDPPRHAKMRRLVSQVFTHKMIAGMAPRITEVATQLLDDLDSDHFDLVDAFANPLPVMIISAMLGVPESDRGLFQVWANNLLTEDWETEQGKEVLGRTVVELGGYLQEHVTARRNGDYDDLITTLVRAEVDGERLNDHDVVSFAALLLLAGHVTTAVLLGNMFMGLDSEPHLLAELRANRERITPFTEEVLRCRPPFLKIERVPTTDVKLADEIIPENTKMFLWLLSANRDERVFPEPDRFRTDRPNAKQMAFGHGIHYCLGAPLARMEGRIALELMLDRFSDIQVDHSRGLSYFYNRVNVFGLQHLPLSVRPV, from the coding sequence GTGAACCTCGACGGCGGCGCCACGCTGCTGGCGTGGCTGCGGCGGATGCGCGAAGAGCAGCCGGTGTGGCGTGACCCCAAGGGCGACGTCCATGTCTTCCGGCACGAGGACATCCAGCGGATCGTGGCCGATCCGGCGACCTACTCCTCCGACACGGTCACCCGGCTCTCCGGCGGCAAGGAGTCGCCCCCCGGCGGCACGCTGCTGCTGCTCGACCCGCCCCGGCACGCCAAGATGCGGCGCCTGGTGAGCCAGGTCTTCACGCACAAGATGATCGCCGGTATGGCACCGCGGATCACCGAGGTCGCCACGCAGCTGCTGGACGACCTCGACTCGGACCACTTCGACCTGGTCGACGCATTCGCCAACCCGCTCCCAGTGATGATCATCTCCGCGATGCTCGGCGTGCCGGAGTCCGACCGCGGGCTGTTCCAGGTCTGGGCGAACAACCTGCTCACCGAGGACTGGGAGACCGAGCAGGGCAAGGAGGTGCTCGGCCGCACCGTCGTGGAACTGGGCGGCTACCTGCAGGAGCACGTCACGGCGCGCCGCAACGGCGACTACGACGACCTGATCACGACCCTGGTCCGGGCCGAGGTGGACGGCGAGCGCCTGAACGACCACGACGTGGTGAGCTTCGCCGCGCTGCTGCTGCTGGCCGGCCATGTCACCACCGCCGTCCTGCTCGGCAACATGTTCATGGGCCTGGACTCCGAGCCGCACCTGCTGGCCGAGTTGCGGGCGAACCGCGAGCGGATCACCCCGTTCACCGAAGAGGTGCTGCGCTGCCGACCGCCGTTCCTCAAGATCGAGCGTGTCCCCACCACCGATGTGAAGCTGGCCGACGAGATCATCCCCGAGAACACCAAGATGTTCCTGTGGCTGCTGTCCGCCAACCGCGACGAGCGGGTCTTCCCCGAGCCCGACCGCTTTCGGACGGATCGTCCGAACGCCAAGCAGATGGCCTTCGGCCATGGCATCCACTACTGCCTGGGCGCGCCGCTGGCCCGGATGGAGGGGCGGATCGCACTTGAGCTGATGCTCGACCGGTTCTCCGACATCCAGGTGGATCACAGCAGAGGGCTCTCGTACTTCTACAACCGGGTCAATGTCTTCGGCCTGCAGCACCTTCCCCTCTCGGTCCGGCCGGTGTGA
- a CDS encoding Gfo/Idh/MocA family oxidoreductase, protein MPVLNVGVLGCAAIAQRNTIPALVADPSVRLVAVASRSREKAEAVAQRFGAEPVTGYAELLDRVDIDAVYVPLPPALHPEWVAKALAAGKHVLAEKPLATSHAEAAELVAAAEAGDRVLLENFAFLRHGQHATVQRLIDDGEVGELRSLTAEFGFPPLPPGDIRYQPSLGGGALLDAGVYTLRAASLFLGPDVRVEGAALRMDPTTGVDIGGAALVSTPDGRTGQLSFGFDRSYRCAYTIWGSEGTITLERAFSTPATHRPVLRLQRQDHLEERTLPAEHQFAAQVTHFARTILERHDPTPAGHEILRQAALIDAVRSLARPGE, encoded by the coding sequence ATGCCCGTACTGAACGTCGGAGTACTCGGCTGCGCCGCCATCGCGCAGCGCAACACGATTCCTGCGCTGGTCGCCGATCCCTCGGTGCGGCTGGTCGCCGTGGCCAGCCGCTCGCGGGAGAAGGCCGAGGCCGTCGCCCAGCGGTTCGGCGCGGAGCCGGTCACCGGCTATGCCGAACTGCTGGACCGGGTGGACATCGACGCGGTCTACGTTCCGCTGCCTCCGGCCCTGCACCCCGAATGGGTGGCCAAGGCCCTGGCGGCGGGCAAGCACGTACTGGCGGAGAAGCCGCTGGCCACCAGCCACGCGGAGGCGGCGGAACTGGTGGCCGCCGCCGAGGCGGGCGACCGGGTGCTGCTGGAGAACTTCGCCTTTCTGCGCCACGGCCAGCACGCGACCGTGCAGCGGCTGATCGACGACGGGGAGGTGGGTGAACTGCGCTCGCTGACCGCCGAGTTCGGCTTCCCGCCGCTGCCTCCGGGCGATATCCGCTACCAGCCCTCGCTCGGCGGCGGGGCACTGCTCGACGCCGGCGTCTACACGCTGCGCGCCGCCAGTCTGTTCCTGGGCCCGGACGTACGGGTCGAGGGCGCGGCGCTGCGGATGGACCCGACGACCGGTGTCGACATCGGTGGCGCCGCCCTGGTGTCGACGCCGGACGGCCGCACCGGACAGCTGTCCTTCGGCTTCGACCGCTCCTACCGCTGCGCCTACACCATCTGGGGCAGCGAGGGCACGATCACCCTGGAGCGCGCCTTCAGCACCCCTGCCACCCACCGCCCCGTCCTCCGCCTGCAGCGCCAGGACCACCTGGAGGAGCGCACCCTCCCCGCCGAGCACCAGTTCGCCGCCCAGGTGACCCACTTCGCCCGCACCATCCTCGAACGCCATGACCCGACACCCGCCGGCCACGAGATCCTCCGCCAGGCAGCCCTGATCGACGCCGTCCGCAGCCTCGCGCGGCCAGGGGAATAG
- a CDS encoding ABC transporter permease, with translation MSAEQTNELTAPPPVPNEAAEKKAAGKKDAGQDDKASAYAQLSRVMWLLFVRDKAAVFFFLIFPLMFLLLFGTLFKGSTTAHSNIAQVGTIRMLDSVTGADRTQLDKALTITRMTDEAAALQRVKDGKLDGLIEQGPGNTLVLRYSSIDPTKAATVNGILKSVIQTANVEATGKPPTFTLEATQVEDNSVKSIQYLTPGLLGWAVASSGVFSTALTMVLLRRKGVLRRIRLAPMSVTSVVTSRIGVSVVMALTQTAIFLSVATLPFLGLQLTGSWWLVIPLVICATISFMSIGLLIGSIAKSEEAVNGVAQLIVLPMSFLSGSFFSLDGAPGWVKAVSDVMPLRYFVTACENILSRGGGIGDALPTMGGLLLFAVVLTGISLRLFSWDDV, from the coding sequence GTGAGCGCGGAACAGACGAACGAACTGACGGCCCCGCCCCCGGTACCGAATGAGGCGGCCGAGAAGAAGGCGGCCGGGAAGAAGGACGCCGGCCAGGACGACAAGGCCAGCGCCTACGCCCAGCTGTCCAGGGTGATGTGGCTGCTCTTCGTTCGTGACAAGGCAGCGGTCTTCTTCTTCCTGATCTTCCCGCTGATGTTCCTGCTGCTGTTCGGCACCCTCTTCAAGGGCTCGACGACCGCGCACTCCAACATCGCCCAGGTCGGCACCATCCGGATGCTCGACAGCGTGACCGGCGCTGATCGCACGCAGCTGGACAAGGCACTGACCATCACCAGGATGACCGACGAGGCCGCCGCGCTGCAGCGGGTCAAGGACGGCAAGCTGGACGGGCTGATCGAGCAGGGCCCGGGCAACACGCTCGTGCTCCGCTACAGCTCCATCGACCCGACCAAGGCCGCCACCGTCAACGGCATCCTCAAGTCGGTCATCCAGACCGCCAACGTGGAGGCCACCGGCAAGCCGCCCACCTTCACCCTGGAGGCCACCCAGGTCGAGGACAACTCGGTCAAGAGCATCCAGTACCTCACACCAGGCCTGCTAGGCTGGGCCGTTGCCAGCTCCGGGGTCTTCAGCACCGCGCTGACCATGGTACTTCTGCGGCGCAAGGGGGTGCTGCGGCGGATCCGGCTGGCCCCGATGAGTGTGACCTCGGTGGTCACCTCGCGTATCGGCGTCAGCGTGGTGATGGCACTCACCCAGACGGCGATCTTCCTCTCGGTGGCCACTCTCCCGTTCCTGGGACTCCAACTCACCGGCAGCTGGTGGCTGGTGATCCCGCTGGTGATCTGCGCCACCATCTCGTTCATGTCGATCGGTCTGCTGATCGGCTCGATCGCGAAGTCCGAGGAGGCGGTCAACGGCGTCGCCCAGCTCATCGTGCTGCCGATGTCCTTCCTCTCCGGCTCCTTCTTCTCCCTTGACGGCGCGCCGGGTTGGGTGAAGGCAGTGTCGGACGTGATGCCCCTGCGCTACTTCGTCACCGCCTGCGAGAACATCCTCTCCCGAGGCGGCGGCATCGGCGACGCCCTGCCCACCATGGGCGGTCTGCTGCTCTTCGCGGTCGTACTGACCGGGATCAGCCTCCGCCTCTTCAGCTGGGACGACGTGTAG
- a CDS encoding ABC transporter ATP-binding protein → MTPAIIADGVRKRYADIQAVDGVSLSVETGEFFGILGPNGAGKTTTLEILEGIREPDEGQIELLGLNPWPRNPKLLPRIGVQFQTSAFFERLNTRETIRLFASFYGIGPRRADAMLERVALTEFGSVPAERLSGGQAHRLSIACAIVHQPELLFLDEPTTGLDPQARRNLWDLLRDINAEGTTIVLTTHYLDEAEILCDRVSVMDRGKILKTGAPAALIRELDDKVRVSVESGLVTEERMRELLTAAGAEVAKVEDDSVSLSVTTELPAPVLSILAEQGALRGLEVRGATLEDVFLQLTGREYRS, encoded by the coding sequence ATGACACCAGCGATCATCGCGGACGGGGTGCGCAAGCGGTATGCGGACATCCAGGCCGTGGACGGGGTGTCGCTGAGTGTCGAGACCGGGGAGTTCTTCGGCATCCTGGGGCCGAACGGCGCCGGGAAGACCACCACGCTGGAGATCCTCGAAGGCATCCGGGAGCCCGACGAGGGCCAGATCGAGTTGCTCGGCCTCAACCCGTGGCCGCGCAACCCGAAGCTGCTGCCGAGGATCGGTGTGCAGTTCCAGACCTCGGCGTTCTTCGAGCGCCTCAACACCCGCGAGACCATCCGCCTGTTCGCGTCCTTCTACGGCATCGGCCCGCGCCGAGCGGACGCGATGCTGGAGCGGGTGGCGCTCACCGAATTCGGCTCCGTGCCGGCCGAGCGGCTCTCCGGCGGCCAGGCGCACCGCCTGTCCATCGCCTGCGCGATCGTGCACCAGCCGGAGCTGCTGTTCCTGGACGAGCCCACCACCGGCCTCGATCCCCAGGCCCGCCGCAACCTCTGGGACCTGCTGCGCGACATCAACGCGGAGGGCACCACCATCGTCCTGACCACGCACTACCTGGACGAGGCGGAGATCCTCTGCGACCGGGTGTCGGTCATGGACCGAGGCAAGATCCTCAAGACCGGCGCGCCGGCGGCACTGATCCGCGAGCTGGACGACAAGGTCCGGGTGAGCGTGGAGTCCGGGCTGGTCACCGAGGAGCGGATGCGTGAACTTCTGACAGCGGCAGGTGCCGAGGTCGCCAAGGTGGAGGACGACAGCGTCTCGCTGTCCGTGACCACGGAGCTGCCGGCCCCGGTTCTGTCCATCCTGGCCGAACAGGGTGCGCTACGCGGCCTGGAAGTACGCGGTGCCACGCTGGAGGATGTCTTCCTCCAGCTCACCGGACGGGAGTACCGATCGTGA